Within Capra hircus breed San Clemente chromosome 7, ASM170441v1, whole genome shotgun sequence, the genomic segment ggtctcctgcattgcaggccgattctttaccatctgagccaacaggaaagccccCAAAGGCCTTTAGagcaactctttggaaaagtacATAGGACCTTGTAGTTAGAAGTGAGCAGTCCAGgaacttcctgatggtccagtggctaagcctctgcactcccagtgtaggggacccaggttccatacctggtcagggaactagatcccacatgccacaactaaagatattgcaagctgcaactaaaaccagatgcagccaagtaaataagcgccatataaatattttttttaaagtgggcaGTCCAGTGAGGGGCCCCTCACCGCAGCTGCATTTGAAGTGTGACCTGTCTGGGTGGACAGCACTGTCCATGTAAAACACACATTGCATTTTGAAGACTTAGTTGGAAAACAAACTTCAGTCATGCTTTTTAATAGActgcatgttgaaatgataacatTTGAGATATATTGGGTTTGATGATATAGCATCaaacttatttttactttttttctgtccTGAATGTGGCTTCCAGAAAAACTGGTTACTCATGTGTCTGTGTCTTGTTTCTATTCCACaggctgtctcagtccattgagtTTATAGGGTTTACAAAATGCTGTGACAGCTGCAGGATCCCTGAAACTTAGTTATCGCCATGCAGGCAGCTGTGACTTGTGACCCTTAAAgggtcagggaagcccactagacAGCTGAGGACACAGGCTGACTAGCAGGGCACTCCTTGTCTAAGGCCTGGACACAAGgttcccctccctcccaggcccctGCAGCCCCAAAACTCACAGATTTCCGGGACCACATACAGGTTGGCTGTGTGGCCCCCAGGGTCCAGGCGACACTGGAACCAGCCCTCAGGATGGCACCCGGACCACAGCATGCTCCTGCTGCTCAGCCAAGCTTGGGCCCCCACCTCCCGCGTCTCGTAGGCCTCCAGCCCGCCAGGGGCCTGGGTCCAGCGCACGGCCATGCCGGGACCACAGGGCACCTCGCACAGCAGCTccaaagcccctgatgctgacaACTGGTGGATCTCCGGGAGGCACGGCCTGGTGGAGCTGTTCCTGGGCGTGGGGCCAGGACTTGTGGGGCTGTAGGTGGAGGCCAGCTCGGGGGAGGTGATGGGGGGCTTCGGGGGCTTCATGACAAAGGGCTCTGGGGTGGTTGTATCAGTGGGCTCCGGAGATGCTGTGATGCTGCGTTTTGCTGGGGTCATGGCGGGGGGCTCCGGGGAGGTCAGGccctgcaggactggaaaaggcagcAGCCGTTTGTTTTCTACCTGCTGCCCAGGCCCCTCTCctacctccctctctcctcctggaaCACATGGTTGGACCTGATCTGCTCCAAGCCCTGTCCTTCACTTGGATGAATTGCAGGGTGTCCCAGTGGGTAGGGGTGGGATCGGGGTCTGAcatgcccccccacacacaccagtgagTGTCTAAATCTGTTAAGAGACATGAGAGCCCCTAGGGACTCATCTAGGGGCTGGGCTGCAGAGTGATTCGGGCATTGGATTTTATTATTATGGGGCtaaggggggaggaggggaggagggaacgaGGGGAAGAGGGAACGAGGGGAGGGAGGGCCCGCCTAAGGAACAAGGACTTGCCTGAGTTTTCTTTCTGCAGTTTCTTTCTGCCCCACCTCGTGGTGCAGATGAGAGACTGAGGgtccttccaccccaccccacttcccTTACCTCAGTTCACCTGAGCCAAACCTTCCAGGCCCCCAGGACTCCAGTCATTAATGTGAGTTTTGGGGTGCCCTGTCAGAGAACCAGTCTGTGCTTGCTTGGTGAGAGGCTGCCATAGGCTTGGTGATATGGGCGGGGTTGTCCCAGATGAGAGCAAATTAAACAGTAACCTCTGATGTGAACTgaccacctactgtgtgccaggaccCACATTAAATGTTTTCACTTTTGCATTCAGCAAGCATTTATTGTGTACCTACTATGGGCCAGTCCCCCAGGATAACagttattcagtcattcattcattcaggatgTATCTACTGAACACCCACATGCACTGGGCACTGGTTTAGCCTCTGGGGACACAGCCATGAACACATTCCTATCTTAGTGAAACCAACAGCACGGGAGACAGATGATAGAAAAAGCGAGAACACGAGTCGGATGTTGATAAAAGGTGTCAAGAAACATTCAACAGGGGAAGAGAagaggcctgtgtgtgtgtgggtggaggGACCTCTTGGGCAGGAAGATCAGGGCAAGCCTCACTGGGCAGGAGACCTCAATGGGAAGGAGATCTGAGGGGGGTTGGGGAGCTATAGGGAAGAGCATTCCCATGGAGGGCACAGcgatgcaaaggccctggggcagcacTGCCCCTGAAGTGTGGGAGGACCTGCAGTGTGAGTgaaggggaagaagggagggggatAGGGCAGGTGTGCAGGGCCCTGTGGGTGGGTGCAGCCAGCTTGGACTTTCACctagagggaggtgggagccccGAGCCCCGGagggctgtgggcagaggaggggcagCACCTTGGTGGGCTTGGCTCAGGGTAGGTGCACTGcaaatctgttgaatgaatgaaccagtGAGAAGTAGCCCCCTGGCTGCCACTGGGGCCCAGGTGAAGGATGGAAGGTGACTTTCTCTCCAGCTGGTGGTGCGGGACCTGTCCAGGTGCAGACCCAGCGGGCACAGGGAGGAGCCAGGACTCCCAACGAGTGGCTGGGCAGCCACCCAGGGCTCACCAGGGACTCAGGTGCTGAGCAGTGTGACCTTGTTCACTTCCCTGCGGGCGCAGGCTCACCTGGAATGCTCCGGTGGCGGGTCAGCTCCAGGCCGGGCAGCCTCATGGTCACCTGGCACTGGAGGGTGTGGAGGCTGGAGGTCTCTGAGGCGGGCAGCAGCCAGCGCTGGGTCACTTGGAACAGCGGGTCCTCGCCTTCCTGGGGCTCCTCAGTCATATCCGGGAGGGCTTCCACTCCCTCCAGTTCCCGACCCCCCAGGAGCAGGGACATGGAGAGGGTGTCAGGGCCAGCAGGTGTGACGTTGTGGGCCGTGCAGGCCACCTCCTGGTCCCTCCCTGGCACTACGGCCTCAGGGGATACACTCAGCTGGTCAGGGAAggctgtggggaaggggaggagacgGTGAGCTGAGCCGGGAGGTTTAGGGCTGCgcctggaggagggggtgtggagggggCCTGGGGTTCCTGGAGACTGCTGGGCCATAGGGACAGGGGAGATCCACTACCACAGCCTGTGTGGGTAGAATATAAGGTGTCAGAGCGAGTCCAGAGCAGAAACGGCAGGGGGTGAGGTCCTGGAGGATCGAGGGTGGATGGGGGAGAGGGATGCGCGGAGAACGGGGACTGCAGAGCAGCTCTGGAGGACCTGCGAGGCGGCTATGAGCGGGGATGTGGTGGGCAATCCGGGAAACGTTCCAGGTGGAGGTGGCCAAGGGACGAAGGGAAAGCAGGGCTGCCGGCCGGGGCCTCGGGTGCGCAGAGGCGGGGGGAGAGGCGGGGGCTCACCAAATACCAGGAGCCGCACCCGGTGTTGGAGGACCACGTCCCCACAGGAGCCCACGCACACGCGGGTCCCCGCCGCAGACAGCGAGGCGTTGATCACGTACAGGACGCTGAGGCCCGCGCTGGACTGCACGGCGCCCAGACTGGTGTCCAGGCCCCGCCACAGCACCGAGGCCGCCCTGCCGTCCGCACAGGTCATGCGGCAGGTGAAGTTTCGCGACTCTCCCACGGCCATCGCCACCTGGCTCTCAGGTGGATCCACTTCCAGCGGCCCACCTGCGGGTGACCGAGGTCTCAGCCccgccctcctcctcctgcctggcCCCTACGTGGGGTCCCCCATCACCTCCCCAATCTCCTCACGCGCGTCTGCGGCCCCTCCCCGCTCACCGCGGCCGGGCTGGAGCAGCCCCAGAAGGAGGGGAAGCAGGAGGGCGCGGCCCCGCTCCATGCTCGGCCAGGCTCTGTCCCTTGCTCGTGCGGGCGGTGGCTTAAATAGTGGCGTCCTGGGCTCCTTCCCGCCGCCCCGCGACCCCGCGACCCCGCTTCCCCTCCTCCAGCTGCTCCCCGGGGGTTTCCCGAGGGGGTTTCCCACTCTGACCCCAGCCGACCCTGGAGGCGAcagaggggcaggggctgggggcaagAGGTGCGGGGGCGGGGTAGGGGAGCGGTCGAAGTAGGAACAGGAGGGCAGAAGGCCTGGACCGGTTCCAGGCCTCGCTTTTAGAAACGCAACCTCGGAAGACGGAGGCAGGAGAGGGCTGACGGTGGAAAAGCCAGGCCTGGGGTTGGCGCCAGGTTCGCGCCGTCGCGCCACTCTCGGTCTTCACTACCCGGAGCGGCAGCGCGGGGGCGGTGGGGAGCAGTCTCCTGGGAGCTGGGGCGGCAGTGCTGGGGTTCTCCTGCGGTGGACCTCCGGGAGAGGGGTCCTGGCGGAGCGGGGCGGGAGGAGGTCCCCCAGGGGTGAGGATGTTGTGGGGGTGGTGGGGTCTCTTGGGGGTGATGGGGCTGCGGCCCACGATGCCTAAGACACCGCACTACCCACCTCTGAGCTTGTCTCCCGTGCGCCTAACGGGCAGGTGGGATGGGAGCCCGGGGCCACGGAGAGTCTTCCGAAGAGACGCCTGGGAGGGGACCCACAGCAATCATAAGCCAGGCCCGAGAGCCTCGTGTCCCCAACGCCTGAATCCGTCTGCCCTTTCCGTTGTGTAGACCACCCTCAGCCTGGTCCTGGGTTCCCTCAAGGCCATTCACCACCGGGCACCAGAGTGGATTTAGAAACACCCTCTGAGCATGCAGACACTCCACGGCTGCTCCGCGGCAGAGGGAAAAACCCCAACTTCAGGCCGTGGCTGGAGCCTGGGCACTTGGCAGCCTCCGGACCTAGCACGTGCCTTCTCTGCTGGGCTGTGTCCAGGCGCAGCCTCCTTAGTGGGAAGCACCCCAGCCAGCTTCTCCTCCCCCACTTCCTCCAAGTCCTTAGAGAGGTCAAATGGCTGATGTCATATCCCCCCTGTACTGGGAatggccgggggggggggggacggtTGTCTACTGTGGCCTGTGCTGTGACCCCAGACTCTGAGCACAGCAGGCACAGAGGAGGAATAGGGTGGAGTGTCCTGGCTGCCACCCAACCCCGCCTGACTTTAGGTGTgacttgtgcctcagtttctctgacTTCAGAGTGAGAGGACCTGCTGGGAGATGTCAGTTTCTAAGCACTATCAGCTCTGCCCATCTGTGTtctcagcatctttttttttttttttttaggtaactTA encodes:
- the MADCAM1 gene encoding mucosal addressin cell adhesion molecule 1 isoform X1, producing the protein MERGRALLLPLLLGLLQPGRGGPLEVDPPESQVAMAVGESRNFTCRMTCADGRAASVLWRGLDTSLGAVQSSAGLSVLYVINASLSAAGTRVCVGSCGDVVLQHRVRLLVFAFPDQLSVSPEAVVPGRDQEVACTAHNVTPAGPDTLSMSLLLGGRELEGVEALPDMTEEPQEGEDPLFQVTQRWLLPASETSSLHTLQCQVTMRLPGLELTRHRSIPVLQGLTSPEPPAMTPAKRSITASPEPTDTTTPEPFVMKPPKPPITSPELASTYSPTSPGPTPRNSSTRPCLPEIHQLSASGALELLCEVPCGPGMAVRWTQAPGGLEAYETREVGAQAWLSSRSMLWSGCHPEGWFQCRLDPGGHTANLYVVPEICSPTMSAALWTSSLALGLLLLVFLTYRLWKRCQRTS
- the MADCAM1 gene encoding mucosal addressin cell adhesion molecule 1 isoform X2 → MERGRALLLPLLLGLLQPGRGGPLEVDPPESQVAMAVGESRNFTCRMTCADGRAASVLWRGLDTSLGAVQSSAGLSVLYVINASLSAAGTRVCVGSCGDVVLQHRVRLLVFAFPDQLSVSPEAVVPGRDQEVACTAHNVTPAGPDTLSMSLLLGGRELEGVEALPDMTEEPQEGEDPLFQVTQRWLLPASETSSLHTLQCQVTMRLPGLELTRHRSIPVLQGLTSPEPPAMTPAKRSITASPEPTDTTTPEPFVMKPPKPPITSPELASTYSPTSPGPTPRNSSTRPCLPEIHQLSASGALELLCEVPCGPGMAVRWTQAPGGLEAYETREVGAQAWLSSRSMLWSGCHPEGWFQCRLDPGGHTANLYVVPEIFSGNLVTL